A stretch of DNA from Thermodesulfobacteriota bacterium:
GCGGTTTCCTCTCCCCAGCCCATCAGGATGGTATTGGGAATAAGACCCGAGAACCCGTAGGTCTGGGCCGCTCCCAGAATGCCGTCGTAAATATCCGGCGTAACCAGTACGCGCGCCATCACATCGGAAGACAGCTGCCGCACGGCTTCTTTTACCTGTTGTTCGATAAAACGCGCCCGGGCCGATTCAGCGACGATCTCGCCCGACCCCAGTTCTGCCGAATCCCGTCTTTAAAGACCCATCAACAGGTTTCTTCAACCAATATTGACACATAAGCCTGACCTTGCTATAGGTAAATGGCCAAAAAAGCAGTTCCTTTTATTTAACAACAAAACAAGGAGGGGGACGATGAGGAGATCATTCAGGTTGTTGCGGTATTTGTTCATTATGGTTTGCTGTATGGCTGTAGTAGTGCCAGTCGCTTTTGGTGCTTACAAAGACATCCTTTATCCAGGAGCCGAGAATACTTTTGTGATGGGGATTTCACCGAACGATGAATATGTCGTCGGAACCACTGATACTGACATGTATGCGACCGATGCCAAACATTTTTTATATGATAACAAAAGCGATTCCTTTACCCTTTTAGAGCACAGCAGTGGCAATACGGTTCCATATGACATCAATAATTCCGGTGTCATTGTCGGAAGTGTCAATGACCTCGGTTGTTTCAGGTTTGATGGCACGAACTGGACCTTTTTTAGACAGGATATTGTCGCTGGAGGTGTGGAATGGGCCTATGGCATTAATGATGCAGGGATTATTGTTGGCACTAACCGTTCTAATCATCTCAGTCCTGAAACCGCACGCGGTTTTGTGTATGATGGCTCAACCTTTAATCAAATAATTTACGAGAAGAGTGGGGCCTCCGCGGATGTAACATATGCTTATGGTATTGATAATAGAGGAAGAATATGTGGGGCTCACTTCTCTTATTCTGATCCTATTTTTCACGGCTATATCTATTATCCTGATACCCAACAATTTGAAAGTATTGATTACCCCGGTGAAAACATAACGGCAACAATTCTGAGGGGGATCAATAATGAAGGGCAGATTGCGGGGTGGTATTCCAAGAAACCTCATTCAGGCGGTAATAGCATAGGGTTATTTTGGCTGTATGCTGAGGGTGGTTTTACTTATGACATTGAAACCGGTGTCTTTAAGGATGTTCCAATTACGGACCCGACTGTTAATTATCTGATGGCTACTGACATCGATGACCACGGGAAAGTGGTAGGTAATTATGGTTATGCAGACCCTGCAACGGGCACCATTAATACGGTAATCGGGTTTATTACTGATGAGGATGAAACTGATTGCGAAGAGGAGGATAACGGAGCGCTTGACGTGGTGGGTCAGTCGCTCTGTACTGCAGGTGTAACCATAGATGTTCCGATTCGTATTCAAAACGAATACAAACCGACTTCACCACCACCGCCGGCTGAAATCCTCGACAACAGCGTTTCAAATTTTCTTTTTACAATAACCTATGATCCCTCAGTGCTTGAATTTATAGCAGTCGTTCCCAACGCGGAACTGCTTCAGGGTTTTGAGGGTGATTTCAATGAGTACGAACCTGGTAAAATAATTGTCGGGGGATATTCGATAACCAACAAGATTGCGGCGGACGTTTCGGACGTATTATGCCATGTCAGGTTTACTGTCCTGACAGCACTTGAAACAAGAATAGACCTTATAGATCTAGATGATGATTTTCGTGGCTGGTCAACCTCACATGCCTGCCTGAGTGCGCCGGTATTACCTGAGTGGGAGTTGCCCGGGGACTTGGATTTTAGTGGAAAAGTATCACCCCTTGACGCCGGTTGCGCGGCAGAAGAAGGCACAGGTAACTGCCAGACCGTGGAGTGCGGGAGCTGCAATGATTTCGAGTGTGATGTGAACCTAGACTGTGACTGTTCAGCAAGTGATGCTTTGTGCATTTTAAACAGGTCTATTAAAAAACCGTCCTGCATAGACATTGAAATTGCTGGCACCTGGTCAGGAACACTTCCCCCCGACAATAGTGTCGTGTTGAATATAAATACGGATGGTTTTGGTGTTTTTTCTGGGGGAGCACCGATGACCAAGGGGGATTTTGTCAATTACAGCAATCACTATGATCATGCTATTGTACGAATCACCCATGATCCTGATCCAGCCAACATTGGTCTATATCTAAAACTTGAATGGGTGCTGTCTGGCGGATCCCTGACATTAGTCCCTTATGAAACTAACAGCACGGTGAAGGGCGCGATCGAAGAGCAGGCAGCGGGTACTCCCTTTATTTTAACTGCAACGCCATAAGATTATTTAATTCTTCCTTACCTTAACTCTCCCGGATGCTCCGGGAGAGTTAAGGATGGAAAAATATATGTTGCGATTCGTTCTTATTAGAGCCCTTGTTGTTTTCTTTTTGATATGCGCTTATGCTAATGCTGCCGGCCTTTCAATAAGCGATAAAAAAGGTGCCATTGGCGAACTGGTCACATTTAACGTATCGGCAAATGACGCCCCCACACCTGTTAAAGCGTTCACTTTTTTTCTTGCCTATGATCCCAACGTATTAAGATATCAAGGTTATCAACAAAATGAATTGACAGATAATTGTGATATTTTCTTGGTCAATGACAATTCATCTGGGGTGGTAAAAGTGCTGGGTGTTGCCTCGGAGGGTATGATCAAGGAGGGCGATTCCGGTGGGATGCTTCAACTTGATTTTCAGGTGGTAGGTAGCGGAGATATTGAAATCGGGTTTACAGCCGTTAAAGACGATATGAAAACATGGGATACGAAAAACGGCAGGTTCATCGGTGAAGCAGGGCAGGTGCAAGATGGCGAAAACAATGAAAATGACAGTGAGGATCATAGTATAAATGAGAATGTTAATGCTGAAGAGGCAACAAACGTAGAAGCTGAGATTGAAAACATACAAGATGAGTCTGAAGAAGAATTGAATCAAGACCTTTTGGAAGATTCTTATTCTTCATCTACTGAAACATTGTCGAACTCTGTAACAACTTCTGCAGAGACGATTGAAGAAAAAGAAAAAATATTAAAACGGACACAATCGGATTCAAACACATCAAGCTCAACGCTTGGGCGAATAAAAAAAAAGGGGGCTTTTAGCTTACCCAATAAAAAAGATTGTTTGACGATCACCGATAAACCAATAACGGCAAATCAGAAGAAAAATACCATTAAAACAGATGTTCAAGCAGTACAGGCACCGCAAAAGAAAAGATCAGAAAAAAGTGTTAAAGAATTATGTTGCCCCGACAAAACAACTGAAACAATTTACCCCATTCTTCTGGTATTGCTTTTTTGTGTTTTAGGCTTACAAATTATTGTATTGATTAAGCTGAGCGTTTTGGGGAAAAAGCTAAAATAATTATATTGGAAATATTCTCATTCGATTTTGGAGGGCGAGCCTTTGAGAAAAAGAACGGTAATTATCGGCCTGTTTCAGCTAGTTTTATGCCTACCTTTTATTTTAAGTTGCCAGAACGTAGCCAATAAATCAAAAAAAGATAAGGTTTTAAAACCGGAAATAAAAGAATATACGATATCGATTAACTCGGCACCGAATCCTGTCCGGGCTTTCCTTTTTGACGTATTGTTTGATCACAGGGTGTATAAATTCAATAAATTTGTTCGCACAGGGTTTACTGTGGATGGTTTCAAACTTTTTGATATGAATGAATTCGAACCCGGGAGACTGCGAATAGGAGGAGTCTCGACAGGCCCCCCCCCGATTGGGAAGGGCGCCTCCGGAGACATTGTCGTTCTCTACTTTGAAGTTACTGCAAAGGGGCCACCGAAATTCGAGATTACGGAACTGGAAGATCATTTTAAGGGATGGGGAGCGAAGCATTTAACCATCAAAATTAAAAATTGACCCAATTACTTTTAAGCCTCCCAACCGGGCCGTGCCCGGAACCAAACCGATAACTAACAATGACTTACGGTCTTGTCAGTTAGAAGTGCTGAATAAACGTTACAAGGCGCTTGGTGCTGAAGGGAAAAGAACTGTTGGTGGCGCTGATCTCGCAGGCAGTTCATGGATTGGGAGGCTTATTTGACCGGCTTACCGCTGACTTTGACTGGGGTGGCAAATTCCGGATAGGCGTCGCCGCCATGTTTCTTGATATTATGGCCTTTATTTTTTTCTTTTCACTTCTGTTCTGTTTACTTCCGTAATCCCGGTTGGTATTGCCGGATGAAGCCATGTATGCGACAACAGCCTCATCTATCAGCTCTGATCGGGGACTGTCCTCCGGAGGAGTATATATGCCAAGAAAACCGACGGCCAGGCATTATCAAAATCGTCTGAGAGACCCTTAACTTTTATAAATGAAAACTAAAATTTCGATAGCAGGTATTGTTATAGTCATTTGTATAGCAACAATACTGACATATATTGCTACAAGAAATGGTCTTTGCCTTGCAATAGATGGTTATTGGTATTTATATATGGCTCGTTTTATAAAGCGTTTTTGGAGGATTAGCTCTTTAAGTACGTTTGATAAAACGCTATTCAATAATCTGCTCCTGTTTTATGGCGACGCGATAAAAAGCTGGCCACCTTTTTATTCAATATTACTCGCGATTACGGGCTGGACTTCAGATCCCTATAAAGCTGGTCGTTTACTGCACCTCATTTTTCCGGGGAGTATAGGCTTTATGATCTGCCTCCTTTTTCGGCAACATCAAAAATCTTATGCCCGTTCTTTTTTTGCGATATCTTTAATTTTAGTTTCTCCGCCCATAGTTTACTTCAACTGCTTTGTACTTTCCGAGTCCCTTTTCATTTTCTTGCAATTATTGATCATGATAACGATATCTCATTACTTAAATTCTCAGAACAATTTATTTCTTTTTCTGTCTGCTTTTTTTGTTTGCATAGCCTGCATGACTAAATATTTTGGAATAGCTGTTGTTCCGGCATTGGCTATTATGACATGGTATGCTAATCGCAAAAGTTCATTTTTCAGATGTTTTTCCCTATGCATTTTATGCGTACTGGTTAGTGCCCTGCCAGTAATCGTTTTTATGGTTCTCCCTATTGGTGATAATACTTTTGAATTGGTTGGTGGAAGGCCTCTTTTTTTAAAAACTCCAAATTTGCTTCTATTTACTGGGGTTACCCTTCAATCGATTATACAATACCTCTCACCGTTGAAGGGCCCTTTTCTCCTAAAGATTATATTCGCTTCCGGTGTGGCTTCTCTGTCTATTATGTTGGTCATATGGGAATTACGCCACCAGTTACGATATCCACCATCCCAGGGAATTATTCAACTCCAACTTTTTATTGGGTTATGTATTATTGGGTATTTTTTTATGGTTTTATTGCTTTCCTTTCTATACCACGACAACGTTTTTAATGGCCTGAATACTAGATATCTTGCCCCACTGTTTATGTGGGCTGTCATATTGATAGGGGTTATGGGAGCAGATGAAAGTTGTCTAACGCTCAACCGTTCGTTCAAAAGATTCT
This window harbors:
- a CDS encoding cohesin domain-containing protein yields the protein MAVVVPVAFGAYKDILYPGAENTFVMGISPNDEYVVGTTDTDMYATDAKHFLYDNKSDSFTLLEHSSGNTVPYDINNSGVIVGSVNDLGCFRFDGTNWTFFRQDIVAGGVEWAYGINDAGIIVGTNRSNHLSPETARGFVYDGSTFNQIIYEKSGASADVTYAYGIDNRGRICGAHFSYSDPIFHGYIYYPDTQQFESIDYPGENITATILRGINNEGQIAGWYSKKPHSGGNSIGLFWLYAEGGFTYDIETGVFKDVPITDPTVNYLMATDIDDHGKVVGNYGYADPATGTINTVIGFITDEDETDCEEEDNGALDVVGQSLCTAGVTIDVPIRIQNEYKPTSPPPPAEILDNSVSNFLFTITYDPSVLEFIAVVPNAELLQGFEGDFNEYEPGKIIVGGYSITNKIAADVSDVLCHVRFTVLTALETRIDLIDLDDDFRGWSTSHACLSAPVLPEWELPGDLDFSGKVSPLDAGCAAEEGTGNCQTVECGSCNDFECDVNLDCDCSASDALCILNRSIKKPSCIDIEIAGTWSGTLPPDNSVVLNINTDGFGVFSGGAPMTKGDFVNYSNHYDHAIVRITHDPDPANIGLYLKLEWVLSGGSLTLVPYETNSTVKGAIEEQAAGTPFILTATP
- a CDS encoding cohesin domain-containing protein, whose amino-acid sequence is MEKYMLRFVLIRALVVFFLICAYANAAGLSISDKKGAIGELVTFNVSANDAPTPVKAFTFFLAYDPNVLRYQGYQQNELTDNCDIFLVNDNSSGVVKVLGVASEGMIKEGDSGGMLQLDFQVVGSGDIEIGFTAVKDDMKTWDTKNGRFIGEAGQVQDGENNENDSEDHSINENVNAEEATNVEAEIENIQDESEEELNQDLLEDSYSSSTETLSNSVTTSAETIEEKEKILKRTQSDSNTSSSTLGRIKKKGAFSLPNKKDCLTITDKPITANQKKNTIKTDVQAVQAPQKKRSEKSVKELCCPDKTTETIYPILLVLLFCVLGLQIIVLIKLSVLGKKLK
- a CDS encoding cohesin domain-containing protein yields the protein MRKRTVIIGLFQLVLCLPFILSCQNVANKSKKDKVLKPEIKEYTISINSAPNPVRAFLFDVLFDHRVYKFNKFVRTGFTVDGFKLFDMNEFEPGRLRIGGVSTGPPPIGKGASGDIVVLYFEVTAKGPPKFEITELEDHFKGWGAKHLTIKIKN